In Dioscorea cayenensis subsp. rotundata cultivar TDr96_F1 chromosome 11, TDr96_F1_v2_PseudoChromosome.rev07_lg8_w22 25.fasta, whole genome shotgun sequence, a single genomic region encodes these proteins:
- the LOC120272384 gene encoding uncharacterized protein LOC120272384 produces the protein MDHQADPVMSVRFLNLKKSFQLGIRALLTAFSKEEVIKAFPSLTDAQRESLYRMFIQAIKSLHANIEEEFESICHETQVSKILAMIEQLVEEQSLDMLSMDKENVADIKEKISKVKKDEAQYLTSMLEKAEEQNIALRARIETLKKQQNNGYASADIVEKLRSWNSNYESFS, from the exons ATGGATCATCAAGCTGATCCAGTGATGAGTGTGAGGTTTTTGAATCTCAAGAAGTCCTTTCAACTCGGCATTCGAGCTCTCCTCACTGCTTTCTCCAAGGag GAAGTAATCAAAGCATTTCCATCGTTAACTGATGCCCAGAGAGAAAGTTTATATCGCATGTTCATTCAG GCTATCAAATCCTTGCATGCGAACATTGag GAGGAATTTGAATCCATTTGCCATGAAACTCAG GTCAGTAAAATTCTGGCTATGATAGAGCAACTTGTGGAAGAGCAAAGCCTTGACATGCTATCTATGGATAA AGAAAATGTAGCAGATATCAAAGAGAAgatctcaaaagtaaagaaggatGAAGCTCAATACCTGACGAGTATGCTAGAAAAG GCCGAAGAACAAAACATTGCACTGAGAGCTCGCATCGAAACTCTGAAGAAGCAGCAGAATAATGGTTATGCATCAGCAGATATTGTTGAGAAG TTGAGAAGCTGGAATTCAAATTATGAAAGTTTCAGCTGA